TGCCGGTTAACTTCTATTTAACCTGCACGTATCAGCTTAAAGGTTCCTTCCtccgggaagccttccctgagccCCTGCCCCGAAGTCCAGACAGATGCCTTTTCAATAGTTCCCTGGGtggactagagagaagccctctgTCTTATCACTTAACGCTGAATTGTAAGTACCTGATTCCTCCTCTGCCGACCCCCGTGAGACTCAGCTCTTTGTACGTGGTGGGCTCCTCGTGCCTCTCGCAGCAGAGCCAGCGAGGCTCACATGCCACCCCTGGCTCTCCACCCAGGATTCTCTGCGGTGCTCAGTCTTGGGCAGAGCAGGTCCTCATTCCCttgccccaccccctgcccaggaCAGAGAGTCCGAGGGTGCACATCAAACCCTCTCACCTCCCTAAGCCCCAGAAAAGGCCAGGACGCACGTCTAGCTCTGACTCAGGCCTGCCGGCTGGGGGGCTTCCTCCTCACCCACCCTGTCCGGCTGAGCCGGGAGCTGTCCCACGCCCGGCCTCCTTACCCAGCTGGCTGAGGATGGCCACCAGGTCCATTTGGTATTTCAGGTGCAGCTTAGGCAGCTGGACCGTGGTGGGCCTCTCCCGCAGCAAGGGCTGGTGCAGCACGCCCCAGCTCAGGCTAGCCAGCACCTGGGACGCGTTCCACTCGAAACGGGTGGGCACGACGACCACGAAGCTCATGTTGTTCTTAAAGGGGAAATGAGCCACCTACAGACAAGGCAAGGAGACGGCGTGAGGACCAGAGAGCACCCAGGCCGACATGGGGACTGGGCCGGCCTCGCTTAGGAGACACTCCATCCTTCACAGGTGTGTGCGgggtctctctgagcctccgctTCCTCACCCGTGGAGTAACACTACCTGCACACACTGCCGGCTGACATGTGACGGAAGGAGAGAAGCTTTTAAAGCTTCTGGCCGAGCGTGTGCACGTAGGCGGCGCTCACTCAGTAACTGGtagttttctctctcctcctctgctaCCAGCTAGCCCATGACTCAGGGTGAGGAACCCCCTGTGTCCGCCTCTCACTTCCATGCGTACAATGGACCAGGTTGCCCTAGCAGAGGAGCCGCTGTCAAGGGCGGTACCCTATCCACTCCTCTCTCCTCCAACTGTGACTTTGCCTGGCTGTGTATCTATACTGTGATTTGGGGTGAGATTTCATGTGAACAGAGTTTCCGCAGCTAAAGAAGTGTGAAAAACACTGGGCTCCGTGGGCCCTGGTGGATGTCACTCCTCGGGCTCCAGGCAGAGCGCCCAGAGGGCAGGACCCCTGTGGCGGGAGGGGGAGTGCCAGTGTCTGGCTACCCGGGCCAGCCCGCAGAGGGCGGGCGAGACAAGAGGAAGACCAAGGAGGGCCAAGGATGGAGACGGAAGGGTGAAGGAAGTGTGGGCAGGACACAGCCTGGCGGGAAGGGGCAGCAGGAATAGAACTGGTGGGGAGGCGAACCAGATGGGCCACGTGTCGGGGGAAACGGAGAGAAGCAGGGACACTGCTCCGAGGGCCTGCCTCACCCACAGCCCCTCTCAGAAGAGGCCTTGTGAAACTAACCAACACTGCGGTCTCAGCCACGGCCGACTGGCCCAGGGATCAGCCGCTTAGGCCAAGGGGACCGTGTTTAGGCTGGAAGCGAGGGAGGCTGCACCTGAGATAGCTTGACACAGCGCTCTCTCTAATCAGAATGTTCCATCAGGATGCTGACAGATCCTCCCTTCCAAGGAGCACCGTGTGAGAGCTCAGGTCGCATCTCCCAGGCTTCAGGGTGCTGAGGCCCTGTGCTGCCCCATGACCCATGGGTCCTTGTAATAAACCCCCATAACCAAAGATCACCTGGGACTCAACTCAGTGTCCCTTCGTCAGAGAAGGTTCCCTGACCCCTCTAGCTAAAATACCTTCCCCCCACTCTCTGAAATTAGCCTGTTGATTTACGTTTGCTCGTGCACTGTGTGTCTTCCCTCCCCAGAGCAGGGATCTTGTTTCCTTGTGCTCCACTAAACCCGCAGtgcctggagcctcagtttccctggatGGGGGTACAGCGAGACCTTCCAGAGCCACCCGCCCCAGCGGCGTGACTGCAAGGAAGGTGCGGCACACCCCTGACCCCTGTGCCTGCCCCACAGGGGCCCATTCCCTTCTCCACCTCCCAGCACCCAAGCCCAGGCTGAGGAGTCAAGGGTGACCTGGATCTCAGGCTGCTCCAGCAGAAACCAGCGCAGCGGGTACGTGCGGGCTTGCATCATGTCCACCGGCACCGTGAACTGCTCGTCCAGGTGGAAAGTGTCTCTCCGCGTGAGATTCGGGTCGAACTTCCTCCTCCAGAAGCCTGAATCCagcagagggcaggggccacATAGACTGGGACCAAGGTAGATTCTACCCCACCAGTctcttccccatcccacccagaACCCATTTAAGGGATGAAAGGTGGAGGCTGGAGCACCAGGGGGTGCTGTGCCAGGTGATACACAGGTAATCTGAGGTCTGTTCCCTGGAGTGATTGTAGAACCTGGGCTTGCGTTCTCCCCTGCCCTGCCACGTTCCCAGGAACCTCCCCTGGGTCTTTTAAGACTCGGTTTCCTCCTAGGGAACTCTCTCCACGACAGCCCCATCCAGTTCCTGGGCCTCCGTCCTGCCACACCATTACCTGTCTCCTACCCTCCCGGCCCAGgcctggggaggaagagggacCCTCAGAAAAAAGCGTGCCTATAGGGCAGGGGTAGGGTCTGCGGGCAGGGAGCcgagaaggggagaagcacacccTGGAAGTGGATGGCATTGAGGAGAAGCAACACTGTGTCATCTGGCAGATCTGAGAGGAAATCCTCAATCTTCCCCTCTGTGGCCTCCTTCACCCATTGGTTGATGTTTGCCAGGTCATCCCTCTTCCTTCCCGTCAGGCTCATGGGCTTTGCACCAAAGAGCTGTTCTGATTGTTCCAAGAAGTCCTTTTTGATGGGAAATCCTGCACAGAAGGGCCCACAGGCTGTTGCCAGCACTTGGGCCCCACAACCACCTGTGCTCCGACTGGCTGCCTGAGTCCACACCCGTCTCCCTCACCCCTGTCCACCCCAGGGCACAACCTAGAGAGTGTCTGCCACCAGCACCTACCTTTCTGCAGGTACATTCTGGCAGCCAATCGGAAAGCCCCAGGGCCCAGGTCCTGGCAGAGGCGGCTGAGCAGGTGGGGGAGGCAGGGCCCTGAGTCCACGTGCAGCACCTGCTGCAGCCTCTGCAGCGTTTGGTTCTGAGCACCTGGAGGGGACACAGCAGCTGTGGTCCTTCCCGCCCCCACTGCCCTCTCCCATCCCTCTTGAATACCTACAGTGCGCATGCCCACGAGACCGCGCTTTCTCCTCCCATATCCTGAACTGGTCTGAGGGACAGGACTCCCAAGTTTGCTTTCATCTCTGTTGCTGCCAATCTGGGCAACCTCACCCTATGGCCTTCCCTCTCTGGGGAAGGTCCCACAGTGAGACCCTCCAGTCCAACGGAGACGTTGTACCTATCATATTCTTGCACAAAAATCACCAGAAGCACATCCTGGGCCCAATCCCTGGGATTCTCATTCACAGAGACTGGAGTCTGCATTTTTACCAAACATCCAAGTGACCCTGATGGAGGAAGCACCTGCTCGTAAACTCTGGGGTAGGTAATGAGTTCCTACTGGCCTCCCAGCTCTGCTGGTCTGGACAGGTGCTCCCATAGTACCTAGTGCCAGGTGAGACAGTGCCAGGGCCACACTCAGAGGCGACAGGATCAGGTTGGGCCTGGTGGAGTTTTGGGCCACCAGGGAGAAGAGGTCTCTGGTGAAGGCCATCATGGCCTGGGCCAGCCTGCGGGTCTGCTCCGGGTTTGGGGACCCCTCGCAGTCTCCTGGGGCCTTCTTTGGGGCAGTCTGGCCACCAGGCTCCTGCAGGGACAGATTAGGGGTCAGTGGGGTCAAGGGGTCAGCTCCAGGTTCTGTGTTGAAGATCTCCTTCAAAGCCCCTGTGCTGGGGACAGCAGGGCCTTGTCCCAGTCCAGACATGGGCAATGGCATTCAGGGGACTAGGTCCCTTCCTCTggttcctcccaccctctcccttcAGGCCTCAGCCTCACTGCCACCCTCAGGCCCTGCCCACTTCCTTGCCCCTGCCGATGGCCCTCCTCCCTCAGGCCCCGCCCACTCTTTCCCAGCCCCACCTGGTTGTACCTGGTTGCCCAACTTGAGGAGGGAAAGTGGGGGTAGCTTCTGCTGGGTCTGCCCACTCATCagctgaagaaaggaggaagcagaTGGAGAGCAACCCTTCCCACAGGTCTCCCCACCCTGCACCAGCCACAGGCGAGGCCCCCTGGGGCCTTCCTCCCTGCCgtgcctctctctccccagtaCCTGCAGGCCCAAGGGCTCCATGGTGCTCACAGGAGAGAACTGTTGAGAAAGGAACGAGGAGAGGCGAGGGAACCCCTAAAGCCAAGACCTCCCTCGACCCTgcccccctcctctttccccgGGACCCCTGGCGTCTCCCGTAGccgcctccccgccccacccagaCCGCGGCCCAGGCTCACCGCTGAGCAGGGGCTTTGCAGGCAGGACAAGCTGAGCACAAGGACAAGCTCAGGCAGCCAGAGCAGCGCCATGTTCCTGTGCGGGATGGGAAGCCTCCGTTCCTTCCTCGCGCCCACACCCGCCGTGGAATCCCACCCTCACGCTCACGGGCAGCCGAAGTCCTGAGCCGTCACCAAGGAGGGGACAGCGACAGCGGCAGCACACACGCCCAAAGCACAGCCCTCTGAGCGGTGAATTGCTTGAACTCCCCCCTGAGTTGCTTTTTCCCCTTTGCGTTTTCTGATTGTTCACTTTTCATGCACTGAAAATGTTTTTGTTCATAGGGGGAAAATATTACCCAAACAAAAACATGTCCCCATTCTTCAAGGCCTGGTGTTGTgagtcagacctgggtttgaatccaggctgtGCCTCTTGGCAGAGGCCGTAGGACATCCCCCTTAACCCCTCTGGGCTTTGCCTCATCTTGTAAAATGGTGGCGAAAGTCCCTACCTCTACCCATGTGTATCGCGGAGACCAACCTAAGTCAGTCTTCGTGAGCCCTGACTACACGGCCTGGCACTCAGCAATGGCTGCTGTCAGTCTAGCCCAAGGGCCCTCTTGTGGGAGGCGCCTGCCCTGAAGCCTCCTCTGTACTGAGGCTTCCACCCCGGAGCTCCTATCCAACTGGCTGTCCATCAGCCCACCTTTTCTGGCTGGTCTGCTCTTGCCCACAAGGGTGGACGGGACTGTGGTCTCAGCAGGGGTGGTGGGCTGGGCCAGAGACTGGCCTTGTTGACCCAACAGCAGAGCCCAATGAATGACTCTGGCCAGAGCCACCTTTGGACTTACGGAAAACACAGGACCTggccctctctctgccccaggcTGGCTCCGGGAATCCAGGCTGGCGGGTGCGGATGGGCAGGTCTTGGTCCGGCCTCGGAGCAGGTCTCACACACACCCATCCCGCCCCCATCTCAAGCATCCTTCTATCACCCCTGgccccatccccatcccacaCAAGGACCCTTGGCCAGGGCCCTGATCTCCCACCTGGGCTTTTGAATCTTCCTGGCAAGAAAAGGCTTCCAGGCTTTCATTTCCCAGAGGGACTCCCCCCAGAACCTCCACCTTGGTTCCTCATCACCCCAGGAGGCGGAGAAGTGACAGGTCTCCTGAATAAACTCAGCCCAGACCCCCTCGGCAAGGTGGGCAGCTCCAGGCCAAGCCACCCATCTTACCTCGGCAGGCTCCTCGCCGCTGCACACGATGTCCCTCTGGCCCCACTTGGGTGCTCCCCACGCTGTGCCCGGGTTCCAGCCAGCCCGGCTGAGCCCTCCCCTGCCACCAGGACCTTTGCTCTCAGCCAACCCCTGTTCCAATTGCTTTCTCTTCTGGTAAACATTGACCTGCACATCCGGTTAAACATTGATATTAGGACCAAAAACCCCTTTCCCGCCAAGGCATCTAATACTGGGACAGCTACCTGGAACCCCCGTAGATGTGGGTCCCACTTAAGCCCGGAGAAAGGAGGTTCAGGAGACGGTCGATGAGGTTGTCCTCAGCCGGAGGGCAGATCCAGGAAGGACAGGGGCCTTCCAGTGACCCCGTGAAGTGAGAGGTTATCCCTGTCTTAGGCACAGAGAAGCTGTGTGACCTGCCCAAGGACACAGAGCTGGGCTCAGAGTTACATCCAGGTTCCTAGTTCCAATGTCCTTTCCTCTCCCCCATAACTGCCTCCCCCTCCCAAGAGGAGGGAAGCGGAAGCTGCAAGAGATGACGCAGGAACCCAGGATAGGATGCCCATCCTCAACCCTCACATGCCCAGGCTCCTGGTTGGATGCCTCCAGCCTGGATCCAGacggcaggggtggggagaggaaagatgCGGAGGGACACAGCCTCTCCCAGCACCCTACTTCATCGGGAGCAATACCTCCTTACCCTCCTCAAGGGTGAGGGTTCTGCAAACTGGCCTGGGGCTGCACGAACCAGAAGCCCTGTACCCAGTACCGCCTGAAGAACAGTGATCGGGCTGCCTCCGCACCTCCTCACCCTCTCCTCGCTGTCCCGGAAGCTGCAGGGTCTCAATTTTTCCCCACCCTGGCACCGTCGTCAGGAAAAGCCTCactcagggacctccctggtggcccaggggttggggctccgcgcttccactgcacggCCGAAAAAGAGAGAAGCCTCACTCGGTTCCACGGCTCTTCCAAAGAATTTATTGATCATATTTACATCTATTGCAAATAGTGAGAAAGCAGCAGAGGCCCAGCCCCAGACCTCATCTCTGCTCCAGAACGTGAGGGCCCGGGGATGCCTGGGTCTTCCTGTCCCCTGGGGGAGGGAGACCTGAGATGCAGAGATGACCCTTCTTGCCCCTTCTTTCAGGGTCTTGGACCTGCTCCCCCAGGGACTCTGGACCCAGGGGCGGTCTCATCAACTCAAGGCACAAACACTGTGGTGACAGGTGGGCAGGCAAGGCATGGGGTTGCTCCTGGCAGGCACCACCGGGCCCAGTCCATCTTCTCTCCTTTGGTCCTGCCCTCTTTCTTCCCCTACTGGTCCCACACTGGGCAGGGCCTGGCTGGGAGGACACTTAAACCACTGCCCAAGGCCCCTAACTCCTGGACCATGGCCAGCCCTTAGAGGCTGGAGTCCAAGCACCATCAGTGTCCTGGACTGTGGTGGCGTCCCGGTCCTTGCAGGACAGGGGCAGAGAGAGCCCAGCAAGGGGTGCTGTGGCTGGAGACTGGCTAGGCAGGGAGagtctcccttccccttcccagagCTTCCTGTCCCCATGTGGATGCAGAGGGTGGAGCTGGGGAGAAGAGAGGGCAGCAATGCCTTCCCCAGGCTCTCGCTCTTGCTTCCTGCTGGCTCGGTGGGGCAGCATCGCCCCAAGCCATGAACGAGATCCCTTCTGGCAGCCTCAGTGGCTCTGGAGGTTCAGGAGCCCAGACCTCCAGGCCACCTTAGCTGGCAGGCCATGTGGGTACCCAGGGCATGGGGCCTGAGGCTTGCCAGGAGGGATGCTGCTGGGGAAACAAAGGTGAGGGATGGACTCCCGGAGGACGTGTGCCCACCTCCGCCTGGCCAGCTCTTGCCTCGGACTATGCCAGGAGGCGGATGACCCCGTTGTCTGAGCCCAGCAGGAGGTGGCGTTTGGTGGGCAGCAAGGCCAGGCTGGTGAGCGTGCCACGGAAGTTCTCGGAGCTGAGCTTGGTGGTGGCCTGGGAAGGCGGCTCAAGCAGGGAGCAGACACCAATCTTGTTGGCCACGGTGCCAGTTACCACCTCGCTGCCGTACAAGTCGAAGGTGTGGATAGGGTCGGAGGTGGACTTGtagtgatgcgtgggcttctgctccagctccTTCCAGACAGTCAAGGAGTGGTCAGAGGAGGAGCTGACCAGGACGCTGCCCTCCACTGCCTGCCCGGGGAGAGCAGAGCCTCAGCAGGGCCCAGGGTCTTCCTGTTTCCTCCCACAGGATCTCCCAGGAGGACAGGGTGTCCTGAGCCGGGGACAGGCTGCCACCCTCCCACGTTATATCAACGTTAGTTAACAGGAATATATTAAGTGTCATCAACCTAGTCGTCATTATAATTTGGGCACTTACTATGTCAAGCATTGTATTAGGTACATTACACGTCTTACCGTggttaatcttcataacaactttATGAGGAAGGTGTTgtcattgttcccattttacagaggaaaacacTAAGGCTCAGGAAAGTTAAGTAATCATACAAGGTCACAGAaccaataagtggcagagccaggattaacACCCAGGCTGACCCCAGAGACCTCCTGATGCTTTCTTGGAAAGTCAGAATTTAGAGGCACCCAGCACCCAGGATCCCCTGGGGGCCCTGGAGGGAACCGGGGGCTGCCTGCCCCCAGCAGTGGCAGTGCATGTCCCCTCGTTGCCGCTTAGGATGGGGAGGGAGTCCCAGTTGCCTGGAAAAACCCTCCCACAAAGAGCCCTGTTCCTCCCCTCCTGCACCTCCCTGAGCAGTTCCCTGAGGTCTGTGATTGAAaatgggctgggggtggaggtgggggcaggaTTCCCATGCCCGATCCGCCCCTGCCCGCACAGGGACAGCCCAGCTGGGGGCATGGACTCTGCTCAGTGGTCTGGGGGCAGTAAACAGCCTCCCAGCTGAGCTTTATTTAACCTGACTGGGTCATGGACAGGGCCCGACCCCTGATCCTCCAAGTAAGACAAATATGGACAAGGGTTACTCATTAGAACATCACCAGGAAGCAGCAGGGTCAGCTCGGCCCCCCGGTTCCACCCAGCGGCCAGCCTCCTGCCGAGGCCCCCATGGTGCAGCTGGCTCCTGACCCTCCCTGCCCACCAGTCCTCGGGCAGGTATAAGGGAGGTCAGCTGGAGCCTGTCCTGGGTGGGCTCTAAGCAGAGGTGACGGCTGGAGCAGTCAGCCAGGAGGGGAAGGGAACCTGGTCTGTCACCTTGATCTGCAGGATGTCCCCTTCATGGGCAGGCCAGCCACGCAGAACCAGGCCCGTACGGGTGTCCAGGAGCACCATGAAGCCCGAGGAGAAGCCGGCCACCACACTCCGGCCGCTGGGGCTGACAGCCAGGGAGCGGACAAGCCCAGGGTTCAGCCCGCTGCTCAGGCGGAACTCATGCTGTGGGCAGAGGAAGACAAGCTGAGGCGCCACAGCCTGCTCCAACCCGCATCTCCCCGAGGTCCAGTTCATCCCCCAACCCACACAGCTGGAAGGCCTGAGCCTCGTCCCCGATCAAGGGGGGGCTCCCCAAATCCCAGAGCCAGAGCCCCACCCCGCACCCCCCAGGGTTTGCTGCTACAGATGATCTGTCACCAAAGAGAAACTCTGCCCTGGCCTCCTCTCTTCAGGGGTCTCTCCTCCCTGCCAGgcacccaggccagggctcagggAACAGGATGCCCTGACCTGCAGGCCAGGCTTCCGGCAGTCTACAAAGCGCAGGGTCGAGTCAGAGCTGGCCATGGTGATGCTGGTGTGGGGGGCGGGCATGACAGCCACAGCGGTCAGGGGCACCCGGCTGTCCGACGGCTCCACCATGCGAAGGGTCTTCCCTGGGAAGGAAAGGCACGGTGGATCTGGGTCCCGGCCACTGACGGAAGAGCCCCGACTCCTCCTATCTCCCCAACCCACCCCGTACCTGCCTCCCACATCCCAGGAAACCTCAATAAATGCTGCGAAAGATGTTTCTTGACCCTCCCACCTTCCTACTTCCGTGGCCAAGCCAGGCCCCTCTCTTCACACAGCACCCTCGCCGAAAGCTACCTCCCCACCACCTACCTCAATGCTACTCTACCTCCTTAACCCCTGCTTTCTAACCTTATTTCTGCCTACAATGATGACAAAAAATATGTGAGCAACTGTTTACCAACCAGGTACTACGTGCTCCACGTTAAGCTAAACCCCTATGCATTATCCTCTAAAGCAGCTGTTCcgattcccattttgcagataggaAAACTGATACTTCGAGCAGcagagtgacttgctcaaggtcactcgGCAAGTAAGTTGGCAGAGCCGATTCAAACTTGGGTATGACGGATTCTGAGTCTTAGATGCTCCTCTCTGTGGCCTCAGCGGGTCACCCTCAACCACATACCATTATACCCCAACCCACCACCCTTGGTGGAGTACAGGACAGCAGCAACAGAACAGGCCTCACCTGGGCCCGCTCACCTGTGAAGGGGTCCCAGACGTGCAcagccccgtcacagctcaccacACACTGCGGGGCCTCAAGCTGGCCCACAAAGAAGACACTCTTGCGGTGCTGGGCATAGACGAGGCGTGAGGCTGTCTCACTGGTGCCGTCCCCAGAGTTGTAGAGGGGCCAGAGGCGCACGGTGCGGTCCTTGCTGCCACTCAGGAAGAAGTCCTCGCTGCTCAGGGGCACCACACACTTGACGGCCCCTGAGTGGCCGGGGAAGCTCTGCAGGCGGATCTGGTGGaagtgaaagtgggcatcctgcTGGTTCACGCCGATCTCGTACTGCCAGTGCGCCAGCCAGTTCCCACTCAGGCCGTGCACGCTCCGCGGCAGCTTCTGCTTCAGCACGTTGTCCTCGCTCTGGCTGCCGAGGTCCCCGCCACCCACCCCGGGGATGGGGCCCAGCGGGCCGGGGCTCTCAGGCTGGGAGTCATCGGGGATCTGGATGCGGTTCCCGACCAGGACGCTCCCAAAGGTCCCCGAGTGGCCGTCATCCTGGGGGCAGCCCCCACCCTGGGGGTCCCACTCAGGGCCGGTGCTGGGCGCGGTGGGCTCCACGCTGGCAGGGCTGCGATGGCTTGGGCTCATGCTCTCCAGATACAGCCCCGCCAGCTCCCCCACCAGCTCGTGGTTGGGGACGATCTTCCGGATGATGTCACCTGGATGGGAGCGGGAGAGGTCCTGAGATTAGGGGAGATGGCAAGTGACTGCCACCACCTACCCACGGGCTTGGGAACCACAGAAGGCAGGGCAGGTACTGTCTGTGCAACTATAAGCAAGTAACTCTtcatctctgagcctgtttcctccccaGGAAAACGTGGATTCATTCCTTCAGTATGGACACGTGAGCATCTTCCACATGTGCTGCGTGCCATGCTGGGCATCAGAAACAGAACGGTGAACAAGACAGGTCATGCTCTCCCTCCCACAGGCTAGATTTCAGTGGTGGGATGACAACATATCTGACCAGCACTGTTCATCCTATTCAGGGCGATGACACACATAGACGCTTGGCACAGGGCCCGGCCTATACGGGAAGTTACGTGAACAGTGGGCTGCTAATTCCTCTCAGATGGCTGCTAAGACGTCAGTCCGGCAGCCTGActgccctgcctgccccaggCACAGGCCAGGCTGCTCCTGCGCCTCCTTGCTGGCCAAAGCTCAATCCCTGTTTATACGTCACGGGGACTCAGGGGCCTAAGGCCAAATCCCTTTGCTCTGACCCAGAGAACTGTGTTTAACACCCACTCCTGCCTCTAGGGACTGGGGGAGCATGGGGCCCTCCCAGGGGAAGAGTTGTAGCCACAGAGGCTGGGAGGGGACGTGATGGGCCAGTACCCAACAGGCAGGAGAAGGGCACGTAGATCGTATACGCCATCTCCAAGGTGAACACCTTCTGCAGCTCGTCCAGCAGGGTGGGGTCCACCAGCCGCAGCTGCCCATCGGAGAAGGCCACCTTTGGCAGCTGGCCCTCACTGCGGCCCACGGACTCCAGCTTCAGATCCTGTGGGCAGGAAGCCCGGGGAGTCAGCGGAGGCCACGGCCCCTGGCCAGCCCACCCCAGCCAGGTAGGTCTGCCCACCTGGTGCCGAAGCTCGTGCAGCTGAGAGAAGATTTGAAAGAAGGTGGCCACGGGCTCGCTCAGGTGCTGCTGGACCATCTCCTGTCCGATGCGCAGGCAGATGAGGGCAATGAGGCTAATGGTTTTCATACACAGGACAGTCCGGGCCTGGGCTCCACTTGGGAACCTGGAAATAGAGCTTATAAGCTCCAGCCCCCACTGCCTCTGCAGGGCTTTCCCAGATCTATCCAAAGCCATAAACGAAAGGAGCTATAAGACCCACTGGTCCAGACCAGGTGAGGAAACGAAGGCACAGACAGGTGTGGCTTGCTCAGGGTCACCCGGTGGGGATGAAAACCAGCACTCCTGACGCCCCGCGCCCCAGGTCGCCCCCCAGCCGGGCTGCTCCCCTGTGGGGTGGTGCAGGGCCCTACCCCGTGACGAGGGAAGTGAGGAAGCTGAGCACGGGCAGCAAGACCTCGTGACTGATACGGGGCAGGATGTCCATGAGGGTGGTGTCTGAGAGGTACACGATGATCTTCTGGGTCAGAGTCACCGCTGCCAGCAGCCCCGCCTCCTTGCGGCTGTTCAGTCGACTGGGGCCTGAGGTACTACCCGGGGCCACCTAGGGCCACAGAGCAGATGAGGGCCAGGTTGCCTCACAGACCGCCGGGAACCCAGAGAGGTCCTGGGTCGGCCCTCAGCCGCCCAGACCCCGGCTGCCAAACGGTGACTGACCAGGTAGCTGATGTAGGGCAGGTACTGGTAGGTGAGGACGGGCTCCCCGTACAGGTGGGCGACGTGGAGGAGGCAGCTGAGCACGGGCCCCGATACTATATCGCCCAGTACTGGTCTCTTCTGGTAGATGTTGCCCACGTTCAGCGGGGGGCTCTCGCCACTGCTCACGGTGAACTGCTGCTGGGTGGGCCCTGTCAAGGAAGGGCCACAGCTAGTGGAGGGCAGGGGGGAGGTGGGCCTTCAGGGGCCGCAGTGGCCACTCCTGCTCACTCTAGCTTGGGGTCTCCCCGTGCCTCAcccaaggaaggaaggagctTACAGACTGGGACCCAGGACCGGGCCAGGAGGTGGTCCGAGGTGAAAGTGGGAAGGATCCGCTACAGGGGGCTGAAGAGGGGCAAAGGGCTGGAGGAAGCCCCATCCCCGGCCTTACCCACATAACACGACGTCAGCAGGCGGAGCAGGTTCC
This sequence is a window from Pseudorca crassidens isolate mPseCra1 chromosome 19, mPseCra1.hap1, whole genome shotgun sequence. Protein-coding genes within it:
- the SERPINF2 gene encoding alpha-2-antiplasmin isoform X2 gives rise to the protein MALLWLPELVLVLSLSCLQSPCSAFSPVSTMEPLGLQLMSGQTQQKLPPLSLLKLGNQEPGGQTAPKKAPGDCEGSPNPEQTRRLAQAMMAFTRDLFSLVAQNSTRPNLILSPLSVALALSHLALGAQNQTLQRLQQVLHVDSGPCLPHLLSRLCQDLGPGAFRLAARMYLQKGFPIKKDFLEQSEQLFGAKPMSLTGRKRDDLANINQWVKEATEGKIEDFLSDLPDDTVLLLLNAIHFQGFWRRKFDPNLTRRDTFHLDEQFTVPVDMMQARTYPLRWFLLEQPEIQVAHFPFKNNMSFVVVVPTRFEWNASQVLASLSWGVLHQPLLRERPTTVQLPKLHLKYQMDLVAILSQLGLQELFQAPDLRGISDQSLVVSSVQHQSTLELREAGVEAAATTSTAMSRMSLSSFSVNRPFLFFILEDSTSLPLFVGSVRNPNPGAQPELKEQQDSPDNRDFFQHQKGFPRGDKPFGPDLKLAPPSEEDYPQPSSPK
- the SERPINF2 gene encoding alpha-2-antiplasmin isoform X1; this encodes MFNRMCRSMFTRRESNWNRGWLRAKVLVAGEGSAGLAGTRAQRGEHPSGARGTSCAAARSLPRNMALLWLPELVLVLSLSCLQSPCSAFSPVSTMEPLGLQLMSGQTQQKLPPLSLLKLGNQEPGGQTAPKKAPGDCEGSPNPEQTRRLAQAMMAFTRDLFSLVAQNSTRPNLILSPLSVALALSHLALGAQNQTLQRLQQVLHVDSGPCLPHLLSRLCQDLGPGAFRLAARMYLQKGFPIKKDFLEQSEQLFGAKPMSLTGRKRDDLANINQWVKEATEGKIEDFLSDLPDDTVLLLLNAIHFQGFWRRKFDPNLTRRDTFHLDEQFTVPVDMMQARTYPLRWFLLEQPEIQVAHFPFKNNMSFVVVVPTRFEWNASQVLASLSWGVLHQPLLRERPTTVQLPKLHLKYQMDLVAILSQLGLQELFQAPDLRGISDQSLVVSSVQHQSTLELREAGVEAAATTSTAMSRMSLSSFSVNRPFLFFILEDSTSLPLFVGSVRNPNPGAQPELKEQQDSPDNRDFFQHQKGFPRGDKPFGPDLKLAPPSEEDYPQPSSPK